One window of the Desulfuromonas acetoxidans DSM 684 genome contains the following:
- a CDS encoding FliH/SctL family protein, translated as MSWSKIIRDTQVKCQCVAMADLSEVTQANKGSFTVTECPQEAVQVETQAPASGQPTAPVEAALAVDVEAIRQEGYDEGKQAGLDEANAQLSKTTKALAEACRQLSGQRQKMLDGSREDMLRIVLAIAERVVLTELSVHREAINRTIQQAIQAAVSAEEFHIKINPADMDVVQGHKPLFIASLTGLTNIEFVADPSVTAGGCILESPVGRVDATIEAQMEEIVQTLRDSISGE; from the coding sequence ATGTCCTGGTCTAAAATTATCCGAGATACCCAGGTGAAGTGCCAATGTGTTGCCATGGCTGACCTCAGTGAGGTGACTCAGGCAAACAAAGGCAGCTTTACCGTGACCGAGTGCCCTCAGGAAGCCGTGCAGGTCGAGACGCAAGCCCCCGCTTCCGGACAGCCGACAGCGCCGGTTGAAGCAGCCCTTGCTGTCGATGTCGAAGCGATTCGTCAGGAAGGCTATGATGAGGGGAAGCAGGCCGGTCTTGATGAAGCCAACGCCCAGCTCTCTAAAACGACCAAAGCCCTGGCTGAGGCGTGTCGTCAGCTCAGCGGGCAACGCCAGAAAATGCTTGATGGCAGTCGTGAAGATATGCTGCGAATTGTCCTGGCCATTGCTGAACGGGTTGTGCTGACAGAGTTGTCGGTTCACCGTGAGGCCATTAACCGTACGATTCAACAGGCGATTCAGGCGGCGGTGAGTGCTGAAGAGTTTCACATCAAGATCAATCCGGCGGATATGGATGTTGTTCAGGGGCATAAGCCGCTGTTTATTGCCAGCCTGACCGGTTTAACCAATATTGAATTTGTCGCCGATCCTTCTGTGACCGCTGGTGGTTGTATACTGGAGTCTCCGGTTGGTCGGGTCGATGCCACCATTGAGGCTCAGATGGAGGAAATTGTGCAAACCCTGCGTGACTCTATCAGCGGAGAGTAA
- a CDS encoding FliI/YscN family ATPase, with protein MSDVEARIRACKTLRVWGKVTKIVGLVIEGYCPSASVGTLCEVIPLSGGEPIAAEVVGFRDGLALLMPLGELRGLGPGSLIRVLRTSATMPVGDAMLGRVLDAMGHAIDGLPSPVLDQEMPVYSLPPGPMQRKKISDPLDLGVRAINGLLTCGRGQRMGIMAGSGVGKSVLLGTMAKHSQSDINVIALIGERGREVREFIERDLGEEGLARSVVLVATSDQSPLLRMRGAFVATTLAEYFCQQGHNVLLMMDSVTRFAMAMREVGLAIGEPPTTKGYTPSVFATLPKLLERAGSFKEQGSITGLYTVLVEGDDMNEPIADSVRSILDGHIVLSRDLAAKNHYPCIDILHSASRVMRDIVDPEHVQSAAQIREILATHKEAEDLINIGAYVAGSNPKIDYAISRIDAVNDFLRQGMDERDDLVGTVEAMTKLVLDRRATHREE; from the coding sequence ATGTCCGACGTTGAAGCACGGATCAGAGCCTGTAAAACCCTGCGGGTTTGGGGCAAGGTCACCAAGATTGTTGGTTTGGTGATCGAAGGCTATTGTCCTTCAGCTTCAGTGGGAACGCTGTGCGAAGTGATACCGCTGTCGGGTGGTGAGCCTATCGCCGCTGAGGTGGTGGGTTTTCGTGATGGTCTGGCGTTGCTGATGCCGCTGGGTGAATTGCGTGGCCTTGGACCGGGGAGTCTGATCCGCGTGCTGCGCACCAGTGCCACCATGCCGGTGGGCGATGCTATGCTTGGGCGGGTGCTTGATGCCATGGGCCACGCCATCGACGGCTTGCCAAGTCCGGTACTTGATCAGGAGATGCCGGTTTATTCGCTGCCGCCGGGGCCGATGCAACGTAAAAAGATCTCCGACCCTCTTGATCTCGGAGTACGAGCCATTAACGGTCTGCTCACCTGCGGGCGTGGTCAACGGATGGGGATCATGGCCGGTTCCGGTGTGGGTAAGAGTGTGCTTCTTGGTACCATGGCTAAACACTCTCAGTCAGATATCAACGTCATTGCGCTGATTGGTGAGCGTGGGCGTGAGGTGCGTGAGTTTATCGAGCGCGATCTCGGTGAAGAGGGTCTGGCGCGTTCCGTCGTGCTTGTCGCAACCTCCGATCAATCGCCCCTGCTGCGGATGCGTGGCGCATTTGTCGCCACCACCCTGGCCGAATACTTTTGTCAGCAGGGGCACAATGTGCTGTTGATGATGGACTCGGTGACCCGTTTTGCCATGGCCATGCGTGAAGTGGGGTTGGCGATTGGCGAACCTCCAACCACCAAAGGGTATACTCCGTCGGTGTTTGCGACGTTGCCGAAACTGCTGGAACGTGCCGGAAGTTTTAAGGAACAGGGTAGTATCACCGGCCTCTACACGGTTTTGGTTGAAGGTGATGACATGAATGAGCCCATTGCCGACTCCGTGCGTTCTATCCTTGATGGCCATATCGTCCTGTCGCGTGACCTTGCGGCGAAAAATCACTACCCCTGCATCGATATTCTCCATTCCGCCAGTCGTGTCATGCGCGACATTGTTGATCCTGAACACGTGCAAAGTGCCGCTCAGATTCGCGAGATTCTGGCGACACACAAAGAAGCAGAAGATCTGATCAATATCGGTGCCTATGTTGCCGGCAGTAATCCGAAGATTGATTACGCCATTTCCCGCATTGACGCCGTTAACGATTTCTTGCGTCAGGGGATGGATGAACGCGATGATCTGGTCGGCACGGTCGAGGCGATGACTAAACTGGTTCTTGATCGGCGGGCTACGCATCGCGAGGAGTAG
- the fliJ gene encoding flagellar export protein FliJ: MKPFKLQVVLEHRQRLVDQARQHLAKALQEEKKLVEAVTACRQQLDQVVQDYEQRQQQGMLAHEFMLYENQLNHQRERLERLEEQVVMARQHTLSCRKGLEEAGREKKLLEKVKEKQQQAEMKEQQRREMAEIDEIAILFRDEDES, from the coding sequence ATGAAACCCTTCAAGCTTCAGGTTGTCCTGGAACATCGTCAGCGCCTCGTTGATCAGGCCCGACAACACCTGGCAAAAGCGCTTCAAGAGGAAAAGAAGTTAGTCGAGGCCGTGACAGCGTGCCGTCAACAACTTGATCAGGTTGTACAGGACTATGAACAACGTCAGCAGCAGGGCATGTTGGCTCATGAATTTATGCTCTACGAAAACCAGCTTAATCACCAGCGCGAGCGCTTGGAAAGGCTGGAGGAGCAAGTGGTCATGGCCCGACAGCATACGCTGTCGTGTCGCAAAGGCCTTGAAGAGGCGGGGCGTGAAAAAAAATTGCTCGAAAAGGTCAAGGAAAAGCAACAACAAGCCGAAATGAAAGAACAGCAACGTCGTGAGATGGCGGAGATTGATGAAATCGCCATCCTGTTTCGAGATGAGGATGAGTCATGA
- a CDS encoding MotE family protein, translating into MKKSFFVVLVLLVLVSGVRFSSAVEDFQDLDTEIGSVEERRLIVQLNEQRKRNEEQLKEIEQKKIELNLLRSEVDKKLDDLNVLRRQVEQLLAEKDARELAKIAELSQMYNKMDSAQAARIIQELDRELAIGILGGMKAKSAGKVLANIGGERAARLSAAYATLKED; encoded by the coding sequence ATGAAAAAAAGTTTTTTCGTTGTGCTGGTGCTGCTGGTGCTGGTTTCCGGTGTTCGATTCAGTTCTGCGGTCGAAGATTTTCAGGATCTGGACACTGAAATCGGTTCTGTGGAAGAGCGTCGTCTGATTGTCCAGCTCAATGAACAGCGCAAGCGGAACGAAGAGCAACTCAAGGAAATTGAACAAAAAAAAATAGAACTAAACCTGTTGCGTAGCGAAGTCGATAAGAAACTCGACGATTTGAATGTCCTTCGTCGCCAGGTTGAGCAACTTCTGGCTGAAAAAGATGCTCGTGAGTTGGCAAAGATTGCCGAACTCAGCCAAATGTACAACAAGATGGATTCGGCACAGGCCGCGCGGATTATCCAGGAGCTTGATCGGGAATTGGCCATTGGCATTCTCGGCGGCATGAAGGCAAAAAGTGCCGGAAAAGTCCTGGCAAATATCGGCGGTGAAAGAGCAGCCCGGTTAAGCGCTGCCTATGCCACGCTAAAAGAAGATTGA
- a CDS encoding flagellar hook-length control protein FliK: MQTLPIATQAVASKSTSTRTGNSGSDTRDFLPTLNKAEAKNATRTEPGGSRRSAPETASRQEIKSQRRGQDQETRQAEQDQDVDTPVSQDAASEVDVPQETAQAANEQETGSEERADKDVVDGTLNAIVATSDPEALPAEEIVAAEGDQEEGVVAGTDVAAETLGDELADELVGPRVHEERQQQTAGLNRAAEAKAAQTAQGVSDPGVADGEPLDEAQLAQKIKEQLVQPASIKAESVQVAAQTMDQLKNSNQVQVEVVDGVAGLNPEGEEDSGKITDPRFASLLNRQDVETVLRQRQTPAQVAANSSGLSANGAEKVAETMLNATTGNKEATVDMAPAKANAAVDALLQRAAGDTTPQADSHQAVVHTAHQQAPSATSSTFAPGQRPAVNVPDSHIVNQTVEHLSIHARGESSSVTVRLHPEELGELQLRMVMEGDQLKVHLHAQSQQVQDVLERNFPRLRDALQDQGMTVEDFQVSVDSGDAQQQQSFSQQGHNRGQGSVAVTMDADMMAQVAEVVPGAAIDSSSGISVRI; encoded by the coding sequence ATGCAAACTCTACCGATTGCGACCCAGGCGGTGGCCTCAAAGTCGACCTCGACGCGAACCGGTAACTCCGGTTCCGACACCCGTGACTTTCTGCCCACCCTGAACAAAGCTGAAGCAAAAAACGCCACTCGCACAGAGCCGGGTGGGTCCCGCCGTTCTGCGCCGGAAACCGCTTCACGACAAGAAATCAAATCACAACGCCGTGGCCAAGACCAAGAAACGCGTCAGGCTGAGCAAGATCAGGATGTCGATACTCCGGTTTCACAAGATGCTGCTTCTGAGGTTGATGTGCCGCAGGAGACAGCCCAAGCTGCAAATGAGCAGGAAACAGGGTCAGAAGAGCGTGCGGATAAAGATGTCGTTGATGGCACCCTGAATGCGATTGTCGCCACTTCTGATCCTGAGGCGTTGCCCGCCGAAGAGATCGTGGCTGCAGAGGGCGATCAGGAGGAAGGCGTTGTTGCCGGAACAGACGTGGCTGCAGAGACCTTGGGCGACGAACTTGCTGACGAACTGGTGGGACCGCGTGTTCATGAGGAACGCCAGCAGCAGACTGCGGGGTTGAACCGTGCGGCTGAGGCTAAAGCGGCTCAGACGGCGCAAGGAGTGTCAGATCCAGGAGTTGCAGACGGCGAGCCTCTCGATGAGGCCCAGCTGGCTCAAAAAATCAAAGAGCAGTTGGTTCAACCGGCCTCCATCAAGGCCGAATCCGTCCAGGTTGCAGCTCAAACCATGGATCAGCTGAAAAATTCCAACCAGGTTCAGGTAGAAGTGGTTGACGGTGTTGCCGGACTCAATCCTGAGGGTGAAGAGGATTCCGGTAAAATTACCGATCCCCGCTTTGCCAGCCTGCTTAACCGGCAAGATGTCGAGACGGTGCTTCGCCAGCGCCAAACTCCGGCTCAGGTCGCGGCCAATTCAAGCGGCCTGTCCGCGAACGGCGCTGAAAAAGTCGCTGAGACCATGCTCAATGCAACAACGGGTAATAAAGAGGCCACTGTGGATATGGCGCCTGCCAAGGCGAATGCCGCCGTGGACGCGTTGTTGCAGCGTGCTGCCGGTGACACGACCCCACAGGCAGATTCTCATCAGGCGGTGGTGCATACTGCGCACCAACAAGCGCCTTCAGCAACCTCGTCCACCTTTGCTCCAGGGCAGCGCCCGGCAGTGAATGTGCCGGACAGTCATATTGTGAATCAGACCGTTGAGCACTTGTCGATTCATGCTCGCGGTGAAAGCAGCAGCGTTACGGTGAGACTGCACCCTGAAGAACTCGGTGAGCTGCAGTTGCGCATGGTTATGGAAGGCGATCAGCTTAAAGTACATCTCCATGCCCAAAGTCAGCAGGTTCAGGATGTTCTTGAACGCAACTTTCCGCGGCTTCGCGACGCTCTGCAGGACCAGGGGATGACCGTTGAAGACTTTCAGGTCAGTGTCGATTCTGGGGATGCCCAGCAGCAACAATCGTTCAGTCAGCAAGGCCACAACCGTGGTCAGGGCTCCGTTGCCGTCACCATGGATGCGGATATGATGGCTCAGGTTGCCGAAGTCGTGCCCGGAGCGGCCATCGACTCCAGCTCGGGAATTAGTGTGCGGATCTGA
- a CDS encoding flagellar hook assembly protein FlgD, with product MMAEVGSTNAASSNAQLSSALSSGANALGKQDFLTLMVEQLKNQDPMNPSDATEFTAQLAQFSSLEQLFNVNDNLESMGNTSAEVQRLSALALIGTDVVTASSEFEFSGGAVQFGYDLDGPASEGSLYIRNAAGDTVATYELTETGSGRHFLAWDGTDNNGKALPDGTYTLGVSAFNGDDAVAATSMIRSRVVGVDLVDGADVLVTDSGNFSLAEVESVRGF from the coding sequence ATGATGGCAGAAGTTGGTAGTACAAATGCAGCATCATCCAATGCCCAGCTCAGCTCGGCATTGTCGTCAGGGGCCAATGCCCTGGGCAAACAAGACTTTTTGACCCTGATGGTGGAGCAACTGAAAAATCAGGACCCGATGAATCCGTCGGATGCTACAGAGTTTACTGCTCAGTTGGCTCAGTTCAGCTCTCTGGAGCAGTTGTTCAACGTTAATGATAATCTCGAAAGTATGGGCAATACCTCCGCTGAGGTGCAGCGCCTGTCTGCTCTGGCTCTGATTGGTACCGATGTTGTGACTGCTTCGTCAGAATTTGAGTTTTCCGGAGGCGCAGTTCAGTTTGGTTACGATCTGGACGGGCCCGCATCGGAGGGTAGCCTCTATATTCGTAATGCTGCCGGCGACACCGTGGCAACCTATGAGCTGACTGAGACGGGCAGCGGCCGCCATTTTCTGGCTTGGGATGGTACCGACAATAACGGCAAGGCTTTGCCGGATGGGACCTATACTCTCGGTGTCTCAGCCTTTAATGGCGATGATGCCGTGGCTGCAACGTCGATGATCCGCAGCCGGGTTGTTGGGGTGGATCTGGTCGATGGTGCAGATGTGCTGGTCACTGATTCCGGAAATTTCAGTCTGGCGGAAGTTGAAAGTGTCCGCGGTTTTTAA